The Malus domestica chromosome 13, GDT2T_hap1 genome includes a window with the following:
- the LOC103453118 gene encoding small ribosomal subunit protein uS13z/uS13y/uS13x — MSLVANEEFQHILRVLNTNVDGKQKIMFALTSIKGIGRRFANIVCKKADVDMNKRAGELSAAELDNLMTIVANPRQFKIPDWFLNRKKDYKDGKYSQVVSNALDMKLRDDLERLKKIRNHRGLRHYWGLRVRGQHTKTTGRRGKTVGVSKKR; from the exons ATG TCTCTCGTCGCAAATGAGGAGTTCCAGCATATTCTGCGTGTGCTGAATACCAACGTGGATGGCAAGCAGAAGATCATGTTCGCCCTTACCTCCATTAAGGGTATCGGCAGACGTTTCGCCAACATCGTCTGCAAGAAGGCCGATGTCGACATGAACAAAAG GGCTGGTGAACTATCTGCTGCCGAGCTCGACAACCTGATGACTATCGTGGCAAACCCCCGCCAGTTCAAGATTCCTGACTGGTTCTTGAACAGAAAGAAAGACTACAAGGACGGAAAATACTCCCAGGTGGTCTCCAATGCTTTGGACATGAAGCTTAGGGATGACCTTGAGCGTTTGAAGAAGATCAG GAATCACCGTGGTCTTCGACACTACTGGGGCCTTCGTGTGCGTGGACAGCACACCAAGACCACCGGCCGCAGGGGAAAGACTGTTGGTGTCTCCAAGAAGCGTTGA